The genomic window GTAAAGTTGTAAAAGTGGCTAAATTCGGAGCTTTCATGCAGATTCTTCCAGGAAAAGAGGGACTTCTACATGTTTCTGAAATCGCTCACGAGAGAGTTGCCAATGTAGAGGATGTACTTTCTGTAGGAGATATTTTAGAAGTAAAAGTTATTGCTAACGAAAATGGTAAGGTAAGCTTAAGCAGAAAGCAGCTTATCTCAAAGCCGGTAAAAGAAAGTGACAATAAATCATCAGAAGAGGCAAAGTAAAAATTATTAATATTTAAAAGTTTCAAATAAAAAAAAGGACACAGTTAGTTCTGTGTTCTTTTTATTGTTTGATGAGCAAGGTATTTTATAGGTTTTATTAGGCGGTCAAATGTGCTATAATTGACTATGAAAAATATCAGAAGGAGTACTAAATGAAATTAGCTTTAATAAGTTTAGGTTGCAGTAAAAACCTGGTTGACAGTGAAAATCTTATAGGGATAATGGTCAATAAAAAGGGATTTGAGATAACCGCTGAAATAGAAGAGGCAGATGTGGCCCTTATAAACACATGTGGATTCATAGGTGATGCAAAAGAGGAGTCTATACAGACAATACTTGAAATAGCAGAGCATAAGAGAGACGGAAACCTGAAAAAGATAATCGTAGCAGGCTGCCTAGCACAAAGATATGCAGAAGAGATAATAAATGAGATGCCAGAAGTAGATGCAGTAATAGGAACTGGGGAGATAGATAAGATAGAAGAGGTTGTAGACGAAGTACTGGCCGGAAGAAAAATAATAAAAAGTGAAAGTCTGGAATTTCTAGCAAATTCCAAAACAGAAAGAATACTGACGACACATCCTCATACTGCCTACCTGAAAATAGCCGAAGGGTGCAACAGGAGATGCACATACTGTATCATACCTAAGCTTAGAGGAAATCTTAGAAGCAGGAGTATAGAGGATATAGTTGAAGAAGCTGAAAGATTAGCTGCCGGCGGAGTAAGAGAAATAAACCTTTTAGCACAAGAAACCACAGAATACGGAATAGATCTATATAAGAAAAAGGCCCTGCCAGACGTTCTTAGAGCCCTTTCTAAGGTAGATGGAATAGAGTGGATAAGAACATATTATATGTTCCCTAATTCTATAACTGATGAACTAATAGAGACGATGAAAGAAGAAGAAAAGGTATGCAAATATTTTGATGTGCCAGTACAGCATGTTGCTGACTCTGTACTTCGAAATATGGGGCGTGCCAAGACTGGTCAGCAGATAAAGGATCTACTCTACAAAATAAGAAAAAAAGTCCCAGACGCAACCATAAGGACCACTGTTATTGTAGGATTCCCTGGAGAAACAGAAGAGGATTTTATCGAGCTGAAAGACTTTGTTGAAGAATTTAAATTTGACTATGTAGGAGTATTCAAGTACTCTAGAGAAGAGGATACAGTAGCTCACGACATGGATGAACAGATAGATGAGGACATAAAGCACAGAAGATGGGTGGAGCTTACAAACCTTCAGTCAGAAATAGCTGAAATGAAAAATAAGGAGTTTATAGGTAAAACTATAGAGGTCATGATAGATGCGGTATCTTCGGAAAGTGAGTATATGCTTGAAGGAAGAACGAGAGGACAGGCTTTAGAGATAGACGGGAAAATTTTGACGAACGACGGGACAGCAAAACAGGGAGAGATAGTTAAAGTTAAAATAGAACAAAATTTTGATTATGACCTTCTTGGGGCGATTGTGGAAAATGAAAATACTGTAGATTAAATTAGTTTCTGATTTGGGTTCGTTGTGTTTTTCGCTGTAATTTGTTTTTTTAATTTTAAAAACTTTTAATGAATCCTGTACAAGTTTATAAACAAATGATAAATTTTGGAAAAAACAAACATAATTAATGGAGGAAAACATGATGAATCTGCCTAATCAACTAACGCTGCTCAGAATAATTTTAGCAATTCCATTTATATTTTTTTTGGGGAACGCAGAAACTGGAGGGCTTATCTACAGAGTTATAGCATTGGTGATATTTTCAGTTGCTTCAATAACCGATTTTTTTGATGGCTATATAGCCAGAAAAAGGAATCTTATAACTGACTTTGGGAAACTAATGGACCCCCTAGCAGACAAAATCCTTGTCATATCTGCTCTGGTAATATTTGTTGATATAAAATACATACCTGCATGGATGTCAATAGTGGTAATTGCCAGAGAGTTTTTAATAAGTGGAATAAGAACTTTGGCTGCAGCCAAGGGGGAAGTTATTCCAGCGGCAAAACTTGGAAAATATAAAACTACTTCCCAGATGATAGTGATAATAATTATAATGATATTTGGAAAAAATGATTATAATTTTTATTTGATGCTAATACCTGTAATACTAACTATATGGTCAGGATGGGAGTATACGGTAAAGGCTAAACACTACTTTATGAATGTAAAATAAAAGAAAGGGGATTGTTTGATGATTTTAATTTTTAATATAATAGATTTGGCAATAAGAGCTTTAAAAATGCTTATTTTGATAAGAATTGTACTATCTTGGGTGGCTCCACAGAGCAGAAATGAGTTTACTCATCTTGTATATGAACTTACAGAACCCATACTCAGACCTTTTAGAATGCTGATACCTTTAGGTTCTATGAGGATGGATATATCTCCAATATTGGCGTATTTTGCTTTAAATCTTATCAGAAATCTAGTATACAGACTGTTGCTGTTTTAGGAGAAGCTCATGCTTCTCTTTTTTTTGAAATTTAGAATAAAGATTGAATGGCTCTATATGGATTATTTTCTCTTTTACATGATGATAGAAAATCTGCATATCATTTAAGCCCTGACTTGGATGTTGAATATAATATCCCTGTAGGAGGTCGCACCCGAGCATTCTGCACACTTGAAACTCTTCTTCGGTCTCGACCCCTTCTGCCACAACAAGTCCACCTAAAGTGTGTACCAGGTTTATTATGTGGTTCAAGAAAATTCTTTTTTTACTGTTCTTTCCTACATTTTTGACAAAAAACCTGTCTATTTTCAGAAGATTGATATCAAAGTGATAAAGTTTTTGAAGATTTGAAAATCCACTTCCGAAATCATCTAAGGCGATATTATAGCCCTCACTTTTATAAACATTGAGCATGTCGTTGATATCCTCTATTTTGTTAAATTTGTATTTTTCTGAGATCTCAAAGCACAAAGAGCTCTTTTCTATCCCATTTTCTTTTAGGAGTATTTCCGTCTGTCCCATTGAAAAGTTAGGCATTTCAAGAACTCGATTGTCAAAGTTGTAAAACATTTTTATGTTATCATGAAATTCTAGTTTCTTAAATTTTTTGAGGGCTTTTTCTCGGAGTTTTAAATCTAAGGTGTATAGGGAGCCGTCCTCGTAAGCACTGTCAAAAACATGGTCGATGCTGTCAAAACCAGCTTCTAAACTGTTTCTAAGAAGAGCTTCTACACCGTATAGCTTTCCAGAATTTGAGCTTATAATGGGCTGAAATGCAAAATCCAAAATTTCTAGTTTGTTGTCCCAAAGTATATTATTCATAAATTCCTCCAATATTTCTGTATAGCAAGTTTACCATTTCAGTGTATAAAAAATATAAAAACAGTGTAAATGTTACTGGAGAATTGAAAGGAAAATGAATTTATATTTTGAATTTTAAGAGTGGGTGCCAAAAGCAATAGTTTAAAATCATGTAGTCACCCCTTAAGTTGCTTTTTTTTGCTCGTTATAGTAAAATGAACGTGATAATCTATCTTTTAAAAATTGGGAGTGTAATTAATGTTTGAACATATAGAATGTGAATATCATATACCTGTGCTGTACCGTGAAACAATAGAAAATCTGGTGAAAGATGAAAACGGAGTATATCTAGACTGTACCTTAGGAGGGGGAGGTCATTCAGAGGGTATTTTAAAGGCCTTGTCTGAAAACGGAAAACTTATTTCCATCGATCAAGATCAGCAGGCTCTTGATTTTGCAGGAGAAAGACTGGGTAAGTATGGTAAAAAATGGGAGTCTTACAAGGATAATTTTGAAAATCTGGACATGGTGCTATATCTTGCAGGTTATGACAAAATAGATGGAATACTAATGGATATAGGGGTTTCATCCACACAACTAGATGATCCCGAAAGAGGATTCTCATACAGGTTTGATACCAGGTTGGATATGAGAATGAATAAAAATGCAAAAGTCTCAGCCTACGAAGTGGTGAATGAGTATGAGGAAGGAAGATTATCTAAAATAATATATGATTATGGGGAAGAACGTCATGCCAGAAAAATAGCCAGACTTATATGTGAGATAAGAGAAGAAAAACCCATAGAAA from uncultured Ilyobacter sp. includes these protein-coding regions:
- a CDS encoding YggT family protein, which encodes MILIFNIIDLAIRALKMLILIRIVLSWVAPQSRNEFTHLVYELTEPILRPFRMLIPLGSMRMDISPILAYFALNLIRNLVYRLLLF
- the rsmH gene encoding 16S rRNA (cytosine(1402)-N(4))-methyltransferase RsmH, with the protein product MFEHIECEYHIPVLYRETIENLVKDENGVYLDCTLGGGGHSEGILKALSENGKLISIDQDQQALDFAGERLGKYGKKWESYKDNFENLDMVLYLAGYDKIDGILMDIGVSSTQLDDPERGFSYRFDTRLDMRMNKNAKVSAYEVVNEYEEGRLSKIIYDYGEERHARKIARLICEIREEKPIETTGDLVDIIKRAYKGKSPKHPAMKTFQAIRIEVNRELDVLERAIEKAVNVLKPGGRLAIITFHSLEDRMVKNKFKEMSVDCICPPELPVCRCDNKAKVKIITRKPITPKEDELKFNNRARSSKLRVVERLG
- the rimO gene encoding 30S ribosomal protein S12 methylthiotransferase RimO, which produces MKLALISLGCSKNLVDSENLIGIMVNKKGFEITAEIEEADVALINTCGFIGDAKEESIQTILEIAEHKRDGNLKKIIVAGCLAQRYAEEIINEMPEVDAVIGTGEIDKIEEVVDEVLAGRKIIKSESLEFLANSKTERILTTHPHTAYLKIAEGCNRRCTYCIIPKLRGNLRSRSIEDIVEEAERLAAGGVREINLLAQETTEYGIDLYKKKALPDVLRALSKVDGIEWIRTYYMFPNSITDELIETMKEEEKVCKYFDVPVQHVADSVLRNMGRAKTGQQIKDLLYKIRKKVPDATIRTTVIVGFPGETEEDFIELKDFVEEFKFDYVGVFKYSREEDTVAHDMDEQIDEDIKHRRWVELTNLQSEIAEMKNKEFIGKTIEVMIDAVSSESEYMLEGRTRGQALEIDGKILTNDGTAKQGEIVKVKIEQNFDYDLLGAIVENENTVD
- a CDS encoding EAL domain-containing protein → MNNILWDNKLEILDFAFQPIISSNSGKLYGVEALLRNSLEAGFDSIDHVFDSAYEDGSLYTLDLKLREKALKKFKKLEFHDNIKMFYNFDNRVLEMPNFSMGQTEILLKENGIEKSSLCFEISEKYKFNKIEDINDMLNVYKSEGYNIALDDFGSGFSNLQKLYHFDINLLKIDRFFVKNVGKNSKKRIFLNHIINLVHTLGGLVVAEGVETEEEFQVCRMLGCDLLQGYYIQHPSQGLNDMQIFYHHVKEKIIHIEPFNLYSKFQKKEKHELLLKQQQSVY
- the pgsA gene encoding CDP-diacylglycerol--glycerol-3-phosphate 3-phosphatidyltransferase; this translates as MNLPNQLTLLRIILAIPFIFFLGNAETGGLIYRVIALVIFSVASITDFFDGYIARKRNLITDFGKLMDPLADKILVISALVIFVDIKYIPAWMSIVVIAREFLISGIRTLAAAKGEVIPAAKLGKYKTTSQMIVIIIIMIFGKNDYNFYLMLIPVILTIWSGWEYTVKAKHYFMNVK